The Streptomyces hundungensis genome contains the following window.
GTCATCAGACCCGGGATGCCACCGTCACGCCCGTACACGATGCCGGGGCGTATCACCACGGCTCGTACGTCGTCCTCGGCGGCGGCCAGCACCCGCCGCTCGATCCGCGGGCGGTAGCCGACGATGGCGATCGGGTCGGTGTCGGCGTCCTCGGTCAGGGCGGTGTCCCCCGTGGCACCCAGCACCCAGACGCCGCTGGTGTAGATGAACGCCCGGCCCGTGCCGCGCAGCGGAGCGAGCAGCGCCTCCAGGGCGGCGGTGTCGACCGCCTCGTCGCCGGTCGGCGTGGCCAGGTTCACCACCGCGTCCACGTCGTCCGTCACCGCGGCGCGCAGTGACGCGGGGTCCGTCAGATCCCCGACCCGCACCGCCGTCTCCGGATGCGCGGCCTTGTTCTTCACCAGGGGCACCACGTCGTGGCCTTCCCGTGTCAGCTGCGACGCGACCGCGGAGCCGATGTAGCCGGTGGCGCCGAGTACCAGAACCTTCATGAACCGTCCCAAGTCGATGTTGCGGAAGTCGATGTGTCAGAGGTCGATGTGCCGGAGGAGTCGATGTTTCAGAACAGGAGAACCGTAGGGAACGCGCCCGGATCGCGGATCCGTCGAACGACCGGGTGCCTTACCGGCCTGTGCGGGTGACGAGGCCGACCGCATGGGCGGGCTCAACAGGGCTTCAAGGGATGGCGGTTGAGTGGGCGTCAGCCGAGTTCGAGCGCTCCCAGGGCGGCCCGCGACGTCACGCCGAGCTTCGGGTAGGCGTTGGACAGGTGGTAGCCGACCGTGCGCGGGCTGAGGAACAGGCGCGCGCCGATCTCACGGTTGCTCAGGCCGGTCGCCGCGAGCAGGACGACCCTCAGTTCCTGCGCGGTCAACCGGTCGACGCGGTGCACGTCCGCCGAAGGAGCAGTCGGGGCGGCGCCGACGGCCCGCAGTTCCGTGCGGGCCCGGTCCGCCCACGCGGCCGCCCTCATGCGCTCGAACGACTCCAGCGCCACGGTCAGCGCCTCCCGGGCCGCGGCCCGGCGTTT
Protein-coding sequences here:
- a CDS encoding NAD-dependent epimerase/dehydratase family protein, giving the protein MKVLVLGATGYIGSAVASQLTREGHDVVPLVKNKAAHPETAVRVGDLTDPASLRAAVTDDVDAVVNLATPTGDEAVDTAALEALLAPLRGTGRAFIYTSGVWVLGATGDTALTEDADTDPIAIVGYRPRIERRVLAAAEDDVRAVVIRPGIVYGRDGGIPGLMTGWAREHGTGRYVGPVTTRWPMVHVDDLAELYALALTKSESGDLLHGVAWESVPAAAIAAAVDIAAGGTGRAEPWPRKEAAETLGEPFAEALALDQVVSGRRAVEELGWRPSRPYVLTELAGGNRG